A region of the Gopherus flavomarginatus isolate rGopFla2 chromosome 3, rGopFla2.mat.asm, whole genome shotgun sequence genome:
GATACACATAAAACCCCTTGAGTTAGTCTGCCATTTCCTAGATCCCCTTGTGTACTGGTTTGACCATTGGGAGTTCTACGCTGTAGAgactgtgatattcccagcatATAGAGTTACTGCCCTTCAACTGCATGTCTGGGAAGGCTGCCATTCTAACAGCCACCCTCTTTCTTGGGCCCACACTCTAGCACCTGCCTATTGAATTCCCAGCGCTATAATTCTCAGCCATCAAATTGTGTCTTCACCCACAGAAATTAAACTCAGGGTAAAGTTTCATTAAACGTTGGAAAGATTTTTCACGAGAGCCAATGCAGAAGGGATCCAGTTGGAGCCCCCAAATCACTACACAAACCATTTCCATTTTATACTCCAGATCAGGCTTTCAGACACAGGCCACGAAGTTCTTCTCTTTGGCTGAGATTTTGAAAGGAGGCCAAGAGCGTGTggtgaaattcaatgggagtggCGCACCTAAcactggattttcaaaggagcctattCCTCGATCCTCACCATGGTTGCTAAAaaaacctgattttcaaatatgttgagcaCCCAGCATCTCCAACTGAAGTCAGGCGGAGCTGCTGCATGCCCAGAACATTTGAAAATCAAGTTATCTATTAAGACACTTAAATATGGACGTATGAACCTACAGGCAGATGGCTATTTTCAAAAGTCTTGGCCTTGCAGGTGGGCATCTTCTAGGAGCATCTGACCACTTATTTGAGCTCCAAACTAGTCAATGTCTGCTTTTCCAGGAGCCATACAACAGAGACACAGACATTCTGGTTCTGGGTGATCTAGTGAGGACACACTCTCACAGATCGCAGAGTGGGCAAATCAACTTTAATACCTGCAGGTGGAAGACACAGCAAAGGACCTAAAACATATGGGCTTCGTCCTTTGAAAATAAAGTCTCCAGAAAGTTACATTCTGAAAATCATTGCCACAGTTAGCATATGACAAGTCCCTGTGTAATCACTGAAGGAGTCCGATTGGAGGATCAAGCTAATGATTCATTCTTGTTCAGGCCAAAAGGAAATTACTGTAAACCTCACATTCGCTAGGTGCACAGCTTTCCTGATATAACATCACCGGAACATCGCCCTGATTACACATGGGTATTACAGCGTGCGCCTCATTTTCAGCATATGCCTAGAACAACGGGACCATGAACAAGCTGAAGTACCTGGCTGAACCACGGCCTAACCAGAGACAAGCGTGGCCAATAGGAACAGCAAATCTACTccgttttctttttctttacaatCCTACCGCATTTCTTACAGCAGAACAAGCAGCACCTAACAGCAATgaaaacagcagctgctgcacagacGAGCAAGAATGCCAGGACGTCCAGGCAGTGATACTGGTACCAGGTGAGCTCATGAGCTGCTGGTCTCAAGTGCTTCGCCCCTTTGTGGCGCATGACAAATTCGATCCAGAAGACAGCTCGGTCCAGAGGCTTCATGGGCTGGTCGTGGTGAATCTTGGATAACCTCACTGCATTTTCTTTATAGCTGAAGAAATGGGGggaaaaccaaaacaagtgctggttATTCTGAAACAGCGCTTTCCCCAACACAGCTACAGTGTGGGGCAACTTGCAAGCAAAGGGATCGCTGACCAGGCTCCCTGCTCCACACTACAGGGtcaggtcaatgtaagctgccttgtgtcaacCTAGCTGCAGAAgcatcttcacttaaatttggcgcTCACCAACGTAGGTGCCTCTCTATGCCAACTGCGTAACACCCCCTCCCCAAGTGATGTAGAGTCACGGTCGATGTCATTAGGTCCATGCAgtgtcagtgcagacactgcaCTGCTTACGGTGACTGCTACcggctttcaggagccatcccacaatgccccccaCTGACAATGCAGTCGAtagaagcactcctggtgaggacgtgcaccgccgacacaaggagccaagcGTCTGTGCACACAAGCGATTTAATAACTGCGGTGACTGCTGACATAAGTTAGATCAACTTAATTGTGGAGTGTAGGCACGGCCTCGGTCAAGATGTGAAGTGAGCCGAAAAGATGAACTAGCCCCTTTTTCTATTACATAATGAGACTTCTTCAGAGGGTTTGCCACAAGACACTCCTAGCGTCCAGCTTTTTCTGTCATAATTTTCCCTTGCAAAAAGTACTTCTGGGAAGATAATTTGCAGGGTTTTCCCTCCTGATCTGGTGTTTCGCAGCTTGAGACAGGTGGAATTCCCCCAGTGCCCTATGGACAGTGGTAGCAAGTTGGGAAGCTAAGATGCAGGGTCACAAACTAGCCAAGAAGGAAGTTTGCCCGTCGTCGCATGTGTGCATTGGAAATGGGCTGGGTGACTTCATTCGAACTCGCTGCAAGAAGGGAGCAGAAAACTACACAATCTCGGGCTGCTCCAAGGCCTTTTCAGAGGGATCTTTCCCAAAGAGATCACAAAATACAGTGTGAGAGAAATTGATTTACGGTCCACCCCTTCCAGGAGCTGTTGCATGCTCGGATAGAGACATGCTTAATGCAAGAATCTGTGAGGTTACCACTTGGTTTATGCACAGACTGTTCAGCATTTTTGGTGACAAGAGTTCCCAGAAGAGAAAGCCAGCTGGGTTTCTCGCCTCAGCAGCACTGGGTTTCAGTAAACTGACCCTGTCCCATTAGAGATACAAGgtaataaaagatactacctcgcCCACCTTCTCTCCTTAGTATTCTtgaaccaacacagctaccacaACCCTGTCCCATTTGGCAGAGACTGAACTCACCTGGAGTTGTTAATGACCGTATCCAATGCATCGATTAAATCCTGGGTTTGCATTGTGTTAAAATCCAGCTCCACTGCCATCCCTTTTGCTTTCATGTGAGCAATGTTATCCGGCTGGTCAGCGAAGATGGGAATCCCAACCATGGGAATCCCATGGTAGATAGCTTCATAGATCCCATTGGTTCCACCATGAGTAATAAAGGCTTTGGTCTTGGGGTGGCCTGGAATAGGAGAGAAGCGTTTAGGAACGATGGGTACGTAAATGCTCAGATTCCAGAGAAAAGGCAACAGTTTTGTACTAACTAGGTAAATAATGGTTTGTTTGACAAGGGGTTAGTCCTGATTACTCCAGATTAGCATTAGGAATGGATAATAGTGTGTACATGCACAAACACTAGCCAATGGGGAAGTACCTTGCAAAACTTTACAAACTCTGCTATTGATCTCCGATTAAGGCTGACCCAGCAGGAAGTTATATTTCATTCACACCGATCCCTGCACAGGTTACGCTGCATGGGtggagctggagacaggggcggctccaggccccagcatgccaagcgcatgcttggggcggcaagccgcggggggcgctctgccagcgccgcaaaggcagcaggcaggctgcccttggcagcttgcctgcggag
Encoded here:
- the LOC127047088 gene encoding UDP-glucuronosyltransferase 2A2-like isoform X4, giving the protein MSQLEELGRPTTLCETMGKAEMWLIRTYWDFEFPRPFLPNFEFVGGLHCKPAKPLPEEMEEFVQSSGEHGIVVFSLGSMIYNLTEEKSNMVALALSQIPQKVLWRYKGKKPETLGPNTRIYDWIPQNDLLGHPKTKAFITHGGTNGIYEAIYHGIPMVGIPIFADQPDNIAHMKAKGMAVELDFNTMQTQDLIDALDTVINNSSYKENAVRLSKIHHDQPMKPLDRAVFWIEFVMRHKGAKHLRPAAHELTWYQYHCLDVLAFLLVCAAAAVFIAVRCCLFCCKKCGRIVKKKKTE